Proteins from a genomic interval of Lycium ferocissimum isolate CSIRO_LF1 chromosome 2, AGI_CSIRO_Lferr_CH_V1, whole genome shotgun sequence:
- the LOC132046526 gene encoding proteasome subunit beta type-1-like encodes MTKQQANWSPYDNNGGTCVAVAGADYCVIAADTRMSTGYNILTRDYSKIIKLADKCVMASSGFQADVRALQKVLASRHLIYQHQHNKQMSCPAMGQLLSNTLYYKRFFPYYSFNVLGGLDNEGKGCVFTYDAVGSYERVGYSSQGSGSTLIMPFLDNQLKSPSPLLLPAKDAVTPLSESEAIDLVKTCFASATERDIYTGDKLEIVVLNADGIRREEMDLRKD; translated from the exons ATGACGAAGCAACAAGCTAACTGGTCTCCTTATGACAACAATGGCGG AACGTGTGTGGCAGTAGCTGGAGCAGATTACTGTGTAATTGCAGCAGATACTCGCATGTCCACTGGTTACAACATTCTTACTCGTGATTACTCCAAGATCATTAAACT AGCGGATAAATGTGTGATGGCGTCTTCAGGATTTCAGGCTGATGTGAGAGCTTTGCAAAAGGTTTTGGCATCAAGGCATCTG ATCTACCAGCACCAGCACAACAAGCAGATGAGTTGTCCAGCTATGGGTCAGCTTCTTTCAAACACACTATACTACAAACGATTCTTCccctactattcattcaatgtttTAGGTGGCCTTGACAATGAAG GAAAGGGGTGTGTCTTCACATATGATGCTGTTGGATCATATGAGAGGGTTGGTTACAGCTCTCAAGGTTCTGGTTCAACTCTGATCATGCCTTTCCTGGATAATCAACTGAAGTCTCCTAGCCCTCTCTTGCTGCCTGCCAAG GATGCTGTTACTCCACTTTCTGAATCAGAAGCCATTGATTTAGTTAAGACATGCTTTGCGTCGGCAACAGAAAGGGATATATACACT GGTGACAAGCTGGAGATAGTAGTATTAAATGCTGATGGCATTCGTAGGGAAGAAATGGATCTGAGGAAAGACTGA